In Bosea sp. PAMC 26642, the DNA window CGATGGCGTTCGAGATCAGGTTGAACAGCACCTGGCGCAGGCGCTTACCGTCGGCGCGCAGCGGACCGGTCTGCGGCGCGATATCGACCTTCAGCGTCAGCCGGCTGTCGGTCAGGCGATCGTGGAGACCCGCCGCCGCTTGCGCGATCGTCTCGGCGACATCGACCTCGGCGAGATCGAGCGTCAGCGCACCGTTGTCGATCGTGGCGAGGTCGAGGATGTCGTTGATAATGGCGAGCAGGGCGCCCGAGGAGCGCACGATATGCGAGGCGTAATCGCGCTGCTTCTCGTTCAGCGCCCCGATCGTCTCGGTCCCGAGCAGCTGGGCAAAACCGATGATGTTGGTCAGCGGCGAGCGCAGCTCGTAGGAGACGTGGTGGACGAAGTCCTCGCGCAGCCGCGAGATCGTCTCCAGCGCCTCGTTCTTCTCTGTCAGCGCGCGCTCGACGTTCACCGACGCGGTGACGTCGGCGAAGGAGATCAGCGTGGCGCCATCGGGCAGCGGCGCCGCCGCGCAATCGAGGACAGTGCCGTCACGGCGTTCCATCCGGCAGCCATAGTCCTCGCGCGCATCGCGCACGCCGGTGACGACGCTGTGCAGCTCGCTCCAGACCTCGTCCTGCGGGTAGAGCGGCTTGCAGAGCTTCACCACCTCGTCGATATGAGGCGCGGCCGCGGCGAGATCGGCCTGGATCCGCCAGGCAAGGGCAAAGGCCGGGTTGGAGAGCTTCAGCCGGCCGTCGGAACCGAACACGACGACGCCCTCACGCAGCGAATCAAGCGTCTCGCGCTGGGTCCGCGACAGCGAATTGAAACGCGATTCCAGCGTGAAGCGCTCGGTCACGTCGTCGAAGAGATAGGTCACGCCGCCCTGGGGATTGGGGCTCGCGACGACATGGATGGTGCGGCCATCGGGCAGATACCACCAGTCCTCATTGGCGCGCGGGCTGGTATAGGCGGCCTGCACCCCCGTCTTCCAGCTGCGATAGTCACCGAGTTCGGGCAAGCGGCGCTCGGCCCGCAGCCGGTCGAGTATCTCGCTGTCGGACGGGCCGCCCTGCAGGAAAGCGGCGTCGAGCGACCAGAGCGTCTCGTAGCCGGAATTGGCGTAGACCAGACGCTGCGAGGCATCGAACACCGCGACCGCCGTCTTGAGCCGGTCGAGCGTGCGCACATGCGCGTCCATTTGGCGCTGCAGATCGGCCCGCACGGCCTCCAACTCGCTCATATCGGTCGCGATGCCGGCGGAGCCGGTCGGCGTGGGCATCTCGATGATGTCGAGCGTACGGCGCTGGCCGGCGACCACGACGGGCGCGCGCGCCGAAAACATGCGGCCCTCCCGCCTTGCCCTGGCGGCCTCGTCGCGCTCGCTGCGATCAAGCAGTTCGAGTCCCTTTCGCGCGGCCTCCGCCCCGTCGGGCGCCTCGACGGCGCGGGCATAGGCGGCGTTCGACCAGGTCATGCGGCCATCGGGACCGCGCAGCCAGGCCGGCTGGGGCAGGCCCGCGAGTAGGGTCGTCAGCGCCGTATGCTCGGCGGTGAGCTGTTCCAGCTGCGTCTGCAGCGCCATCAGCCGGGCGCGTTCGCCAGTGACCTCGCGGAAGCGGATCACGGCACGGCCGGCGACCGGACGGCCTTCGACATCGATGAAAGGGCCGGTCTTGCTGCGCAAGGTGAATCCGAAGGCCTCACCGCGGTCCTTCAGCGCATCCGTTGCCAGCTCGAGCCTCTTCGCCCCGGCCGGTGGCGCCCAGGCGCCATAAGCCAGCGCCAGGGTCGCGCCGGGCGCCCCCAGGAAGCCGCTGTCGCCCTCGAAGACCGGCACCGCATCGCGGCCGTTCCAGCTCACCACGACCTGCGGGTCGGCAGCCAGGAGCGCCGCAAGACGATCCTGATGGCCGCGCGTCGCTTCGAGTTCACCTGCGAGTTCGGCCTCTCGGCGCTGCCAGCGCGACCGCTCGCGGACATAGAGAATCGAGGTCGTTGCGGCGAAAGTGATGAGCCCCGCCATGATCACCGAGAGGCTGCTGGTGCTCAGCAGCTCCAGCCGGAACGGCGTCAGCGCAGCCTGCGCGAAAGCATCGGCGGGCGTTGCGCCCGCGCCGAGGGCCACCAGCAGCATGTGTGATCGTCTACCGCTTCGTCTGGTTGGCCTCGAGCGTGTCATCCTGCTTCCGTCGTTCAATCGCTGGGCTGCCGTGACGACGACCCGGAATCGCGGCTGCGCGCCGTCATCCGGACCGGACGCACGCACGCAAACACGACAACCCTATCGAGCATTCGATCCGGCGCGCTGAAAACCGCGTGTCCGAATCAGCGCCACTGTAGTCGTCGCGAGAGTCCGGCAGGAAGTGCTTAATGGACGGTGAATCCAAGGATTCTCGGGACTGTGTCGCAGGCAACGCAGTACGATCTACAAGTAGAGGGAACGCCTCCCTCGGGGTCTATTAGTGGTGTTTTGCGCGGGCTG includes these proteins:
- a CDS encoding sensor histidine kinase, with amino-acid sequence MLLVALGAGATPADAFAQAALTPFRLELLSTSSLSVIMAGLITFAATTSILYVRERSRWQRREAELAGELEATRGHQDRLAALLAADPQVVVSWNGRDAVPVFEGDSGFLGAPGATLALAYGAWAPPAGAKRLELATDALKDRGEAFGFTLRSKTGPFIDVEGRPVAGRAVIRFREVTGERARLMALQTQLEQLTAEHTALTTLLAGLPQPAWLRGPDGRMTWSNAAYARAVEAPDGAEAARKGLELLDRSERDEAARARREGRMFSARAPVVVAGQRRTLDIIEMPTPTGSAGIATDMSELEAVRADLQRQMDAHVRTLDRLKTAVAVFDASQRLVYANSGYETLWSLDAAFLQGGPSDSEILDRLRAERRLPELGDYRSWKTGVQAAYTSPRANEDWWYLPDGRTIHVVASPNPQGGVTYLFDDVTERFTLESRFNSLSRTQRETLDSLREGVVVFGSDGRLKLSNPAFALAWRIQADLAAAAPHIDEVVKLCKPLYPQDEVWSELHSVVTGVRDAREDYGCRMERRDGTVLDCAAAPLPDGATLISFADVTASVNVERALTEKNEALETISRLREDFVHHVSYELRSPLTNIIGFAQLLGTETIGALNEKQRDYASHIVRSSGALLAIINDILDLATIDNGALTLDLAEVDVAETIAQAAAGLHDRLTDSRLTLKVDIAPQTGPLRADGKRLRQVLFNLISNAIGFSSPGQTITVSAHRSAGHVHITVADQGVGIPAEVRDKVFDRFESHSLGSKHRGVGLGLSIVRSIVELHGGRVELDSAPGRGTRVTAVIPSEGLTMSDAAE